From one Luteipulveratus mongoliensis genomic stretch:
- a CDS encoding replication-relaxation family protein, whose translation MAGLLEHRFQTSRQIAQFHFADHANVATSERVARRALARLEREQLIRAVDGRRVGGLTAGSAISTWHLTGAGYRVLTGRSDRYRRHDPTTRFLKHTLAIADAHLIVLAVARNMHATADVAIEGAASRNYPGLGGERQQLQPDLAAVIRGQDTEGVFEDRWFIEVDLGTESIPTLVAKCEAYETYRRSGLEQADTGGSFPLVLWIFDSERAASRVLALTGRVHRLGRLDPLLFRFATAESLQQTLSTGGAL comes from the coding sequence CTGGCAGGCCTGCTTGAGCACCGCTTCCAGACCAGTCGCCAGATCGCTCAGTTCCACTTCGCTGACCACGCCAACGTGGCCACGAGCGAACGCGTGGCTCGCCGAGCGCTGGCCCGGCTGGAGCGCGAACAACTGATCCGCGCCGTCGATGGACGCCGGGTCGGCGGTCTGACGGCCGGCTCGGCGATCTCCACCTGGCACCTGACCGGCGCCGGCTACCGAGTCCTGACCGGACGCAGCGACCGCTACCGACGGCATGACCCGACGACACGGTTCCTGAAGCACACCCTGGCGATCGCTGACGCGCATCTCATCGTGCTCGCTGTCGCGCGGAACATGCACGCGACGGCCGATGTCGCCATCGAGGGCGCGGCCAGTCGCAACTACCCAGGGCTCGGCGGGGAACGGCAACAGCTCCAACCAGATCTGGCCGCAGTCATCCGCGGCCAGGACACGGAAGGCGTCTTTGAGGACCGCTGGTTCATCGAGGTCGACCTCGGTACCGAGTCGATCCCGACCCTGGTCGCCAAGTGCGAGGCGTACGAGACCTACCGGCGCAGCGGCCTCGAACAGGCCGATACCGGCGGTAGCTTCCCACTGGTGCTGTGGATCTTCGACAGTGAGCGAGCAGCCAGTCGCGTCCTGGCGCTCACCGGCCGGGTCCACCGGCTCGGGCGCCTCGACCCGCTGCTGTTCCGCTTCGCGACCGCCGAGTCGCTCCAGCAGACGCTGTCGACTGGAGGTGCGTTATGA